A portion of the Ardenticatenales bacterium genome contains these proteins:
- the cas10d gene encoding type I-D CRISPR-associated protein Cas10d/Csc3 — MPKRRTPGSVIVDLPPSQDDELEDDIDDEEEITETKTDPALAEEPLFSWLLRQAVFKTSPDDRVLQDYVTHVAPQLSEYLALKTAKGGEEFITARLAEGKSEEEVSRYRHDQSLRAHLVNGLLPAANVARLLNAWNAPRFFAWDEPTYYLFCAGFTMHDWVKLPEMQTELAARGLSHDSANPALHLPAFEDIFREWGTRLGLDKFLEPIGGLETWLHDIIYLAVNTQRRWGTMLNLSALPKVRLNGRSRELAADLCTLADYLAYIAKTPIALATHNSIIDRIHNLSGGDARLLYHHTSENRGVLTNFIHNAAMSALQTEHCVPLLYAPSGAVYLAKHPIPPFPEASDVAEATIQRIRDACGKRLKTQFVGFSRAGKGLKAAPYYDLHLSIPDQIRLTARAVFKQIPETKKAVFSQRLEKITSKGWLDVPLNLDELDGNDPRVDQLAEFAAFVTNLAQTAVSDLNAADILLRALDIAAIQPTFVALQNAPNTGGTPYHWYYAAAYYTQHKGRGRDPRQWRTLLEKLAESLAGGVEQAQNEQQNGSQPDGWDDLRDYIAQTLTFGPADTAQTNINQLVEAELLRYQSAKRKGRKATTVCSLCSSAFTINPQREPGILFAPQVYTNKQPLHSTKAIRNICQLCEMEMMLRQILMNRGGSIGGRFEGRKFRYLYFYPAYFFTPETAVQVNYLYHTLKNLSFSSIRKALLTEDRDGIKLDVATLQRLQEFMLTPEPPQEDRLFRLHFPENDPISLFFLGIPPGRNAKDAEAWINPAFLALILPLVLDVKVVTTESPIPLLHEADELDETVFFDAPHHYVNDVVGYGRLPLDRLLLRLRGLIVTYMIHLDGNARLSKGEYRWHAIPPLARSLSSNSLWAAAYLKKWQRTEGKESIPYGHARLYQQYIEVLDELFPHQGGVRMSHARHLTELYRQFYRHKRRNSNSYLRPITVASRAILDADPRLFGDQESLTEVVYGEVRGFMDRVISGSADGHLSRRIGDETPAEAMNRRFAAMQAFADYFVGTIYFDVLGADMAALRGKQLNLLKNTCEIIYLDAEAAYWQERNAQPEDDNDNNES; from the coding sequence ATGCCCAAAAGACGCACACCGGGTTCCGTTATTGTTGATCTTCCGCCCAGTCAGGATGACGAACTGGAAGACGACATTGATGATGAAGAAGAGATAACTGAAACGAAAACTGACCCTGCTTTAGCGGAAGAACCTCTGTTTTCCTGGCTGTTGCGGCAGGCAGTGTTCAAAACATCACCTGACGACAGAGTTCTGCAAGATTACGTAACGCACGTTGCGCCACAGCTATCAGAATATCTAGCCTTGAAGACAGCGAAGGGAGGTGAGGAATTCATTACGGCGCGGCTGGCGGAGGGGAAAAGCGAAGAGGAAGTCTCGCGCTATCGACATGATCAGAGCCTGCGCGCCCACCTGGTCAACGGGTTGCTTCCCGCCGCCAATGTGGCCCGTTTGCTTAATGCATGGAATGCTCCCCGCTTTTTTGCCTGGGATGAACCAACTTATTACCTCTTCTGCGCGGGTTTCACCATGCACGACTGGGTCAAGTTGCCGGAGATGCAAACCGAATTGGCGGCGCGCGGTCTCAGCCATGATAGCGCCAATCCAGCTTTACATCTGCCGGCATTTGAGGACATTTTCCGTGAATGGGGCACTCGCCTGGGCCTTGATAAATTTCTGGAACCCATTGGTGGGTTGGAAACCTGGCTGCATGACATCATCTACCTGGCCGTGAATACACAACGCCGTTGGGGAACCATGTTAAACCTGAGCGCCTTGCCCAAAGTGCGATTAAACGGCCGTTCCCGTGAACTTGCCGCCGACCTCTGTACGTTGGCTGATTACCTGGCCTACATTGCCAAAACCCCCATTGCCCTGGCAACACACAACTCAATTATAGACCGGATTCACAACCTCAGCGGCGGTGACGCCCGCCTGCTCTATCACCACACCAGCGAAAACCGGGGCGTACTCACTAACTTCATCCACAATGCGGCCATGTCCGCGCTGCAAACAGAACATTGCGTGCCGCTGCTTTACGCACCAAGCGGTGCCGTGTATCTGGCAAAACACCCCATTCCCCCCTTTCCTGAGGCAAGCGACGTAGCCGAAGCAACGATTCAACGCATCCGAGATGCTTGCGGTAAGCGATTGAAAACACAATTTGTTGGCTTTTCACGAGCAGGCAAAGGATTAAAAGCCGCACCCTATTATGATTTGCACCTGTCCATTCCCGACCAGATTCGCCTGACCGCCAGAGCCGTCTTTAAGCAAATTCCGGAAACAAAGAAAGCCGTATTTAGTCAGCGGTTGGAAAAGATTACCAGCAAAGGTTGGCTTGACGTCCCCCTCAATTTGGATGAATTGGACGGCAATGACCCCCGTGTGGATCAACTGGCTGAGTTTGCCGCTTTTGTCACCAATCTTGCGCAAACAGCTGTTTCGGACCTGAATGCTGCCGATATCCTGCTTAGAGCTTTAGACATCGCTGCTATCCAGCCGACCTTTGTTGCTCTGCAAAACGCTCCCAATACTGGCGGCACGCCCTACCATTGGTATTACGCAGCTGCCTATTACACGCAACATAAAGGACGGGGCCGCGACCCACGGCAATGGCGAACCTTGTTGGAGAAGTTGGCCGAATCGTTAGCCGGGGGAGTTGAACAAGCTCAGAACGAACAACAAAACGGTTCGCAACCGGATGGGTGGGATGATTTGCGCGACTACATCGCTCAAACCCTCACTTTTGGTCCGGCGGATACCGCGCAAACCAATATCAATCAACTTGTCGAGGCCGAACTACTGCGCTACCAGAGCGCGAAACGTAAAGGGCGCAAGGCAACAACCGTTTGCTCGCTATGTTCTTCCGCTTTCACGATTAACCCGCAGCGCGAACCCGGTATTTTGTTTGCTCCGCAGGTTTATACAAACAAACAGCCCTTGCATAGCACAAAAGCCATTCGCAACATCTGTCAATTGTGCGAAATGGAAATGATGCTGCGGCAAATTCTGATGAATCGTGGCGGTTCCATTGGCGGTCGTTTTGAGGGGCGCAAATTCCGCTATCTGTACTTCTATCCAGCCTATTTCTTTACACCAGAAACGGCTGTGCAAGTCAATTACCTTTATCACACCCTCAAAAATCTCAGTTTTTCGTCTATTCGCAAAGCATTGCTGACGGAAGATAGGGATGGAATAAAGTTGGATGTTGCTACGCTGCAAAGATTGCAGGAATTCATGCTAACACCTGAACCGCCGCAAGAGGACCGCCTGTTCCGGCTACACTTTCCCGAGAATGACCCCATCTCCCTCTTCTTCCTCGGTATCCCCCCTGGTCGTAATGCCAAAGATGCTGAAGCGTGGATCAATCCTGCTTTTCTGGCGCTGATTTTGCCTTTGGTTCTGGATGTGAAAGTGGTAACGACCGAATCACCCATTCCCTTGCTGCATGAAGCGGATGAACTAGACGAGACTGTTTTTTTTGACGCGCCCCACCATTATGTGAATGATGTGGTGGGATATGGTCGCTTACCTTTGGACCGTTTACTGCTGCGATTACGTGGTTTGATTGTCACCTACATGATTCATCTAGATGGCAATGCCCGGCTCAGTAAGGGTGAATATCGCTGGCACGCTATCCCACCGCTGGCCCGCAGCCTCTCCAGTAACAGCCTGTGGGCCGCAGCCTATCTGAAAAAGTGGCAGCGTACTGAGGGAAAGGAGTCCATTCCCTATGGCCATGCGCGTTTGTATCAACAATACATCGAAGTTCTCGATGAATTATTTCCCCATCAAGGAGGTGTTCGTATGTCCCATGCTCGTCACCTGACGGAGCTATACCGGCAGTTTTATCGGCACAAACGGCGCAATTCCAATAGCTATTTGCGTCCCATTACCGTAGCGTCCAGGGCTATCTTGGATGCTGATCCCAGGCTGTTTGGGGACCAAGAAAGCCTTACTGAGGTCGTTTATGGCGAAGTGCGCGGTTTTATGGATCGGGTTATTAGCGGTAGTGCTGATGGGCATTTGTCCCGACGAATCGGGGACGAAACCCCGGCCGAAGCAATGAACCGCCGTTTTGCCGCCATGCAAGCTTTTGCTGACTACTTCGTCGGCACGATCTATTTTGACGTTTTGGGCGCTGACATGGCCGCCTTGCGAGGCAAGCAGTTAAATCTACTCAAAAACACTTGCGAGATCATCTATCTGGATGCGGAAGCCGCGTATTGGCAAGAACGGAACGCCCAGCCAGAAGATGACAACGATAATAACGAATCATAA
- a CDS encoding HlyC/CorC family transporter, with translation MSFVTAITIVALLVLMNALYVSAEFAAVKSRKTRLVEMAAAGNTAAQRLLPLIMDGKPIDDYVAACQVGITVSSLTLGAYGQRVLAQGLAQPLAQILPDLGINVSPGVAAEALALSITIWVILLIITTLQVVIGELFPKSVAVQYPERVALATVTPMRLSLFLFRPLIWLFNGSGTALLKLMGIEHKEHGTVHSPEEIEILVTASTRGGLLEDEERQMLRNTLRLRDLTARQVMVHRTRLIAAPAESSVEDLLRLCIDEGYTRIPLYQESVDHIAGIVHVKDLFLLHTQGISDNQSIVRDVAYVPETMAIGEVWDTLRRTGQYMVIVFDEYGGTAGLITLEDLIEEIFGEFQDEFDREEDLFTEDTEGRYHLRGDLLIADVNEYLQLKLPEEEADTLSGLILSTLGRVPQAGEEVTVNGTTIRVEKMADLGVAEISIPRQMAQMERIPEWEAAADDA, from the coding sequence ATGTCTTTTGTCACAGCGATAACGATCGTAGCGCTGCTCGTACTCATGAATGCGCTGTACGTTTCCGCGGAATTCGCCGCCGTCAAGTCTCGTAAAACGCGCCTGGTGGAGATGGCCGCTGCCGGCAACACCGCCGCGCAACGCCTCCTCCCCCTGATCATGGACGGCAAACCCATTGACGACTACGTGGCCGCCTGCCAGGTAGGCATCACCGTCTCCTCCCTCACCCTGGGCGCATATGGACAGCGGGTCCTGGCGCAAGGGTTGGCTCAGCCCCTGGCCCAGATTCTGCCTGACCTGGGCATCAACGTCAGCCCGGGCGTGGCCGCCGAGGCGTTGGCCCTTTCCATCACCATTTGGGTGATCCTGCTGATCATCACCACCCTGCAAGTCGTGATCGGCGAATTGTTCCCCAAGTCCGTAGCCGTGCAGTATCCGGAGCGCGTGGCCCTGGCGACCGTGACGCCCATGCGCCTCTCCTTGTTCCTGTTTCGCCCCTTGATCTGGCTTTTTAATGGCAGCGGCACGGCTCTGTTGAAGCTGATGGGCATCGAACATAAAGAGCATGGCACGGTGCATTCGCCGGAGGAAATCGAGATTTTGGTGACGGCCAGCACACGCGGCGGGCTGCTGGAGGATGAGGAGCGCCAGATGCTGCGGAACACGCTGCGTTTGCGGGACCTGACGGCGCGGCAGGTGATGGTGCATCGCACGCGGCTGATTGCCGCGCCGGCGGAAAGCAGCGTAGAGGATCTGCTGCGCCTATGTATTGACGAGGGTTATACGCGCATTCCGCTATACCAGGAGTCGGTGGACCATATTGCCGGCATTGTCCACGTCAAAGACCTTTTCCTCCTGCACACTCAGGGCATCAGCGACAACCAATCCATCGTCCGCGATGTCGCCTATGTGCCCGAAACCATGGCCATCGGCGAAGTATGGGACACCCTGCGCCGCACCGGCCAATACATGGTCATCGTCTTTGACGAATACGGCGGCACGGCGGGTTTGATCACCCTGGAAGACCTGATTGAAGAGATATTTGGCGAATTCCAGGACGAATTTGACCGCGAAGAAGACCTGTTTACCGAGGATACGGAAGGGCGCTACCATCTGCGCGGCGACCTGCTCATCGCCGACGTGAACGAATATCTGCAACTAAAACTCCCGGAGGAAGAAGCGGATACCCTCAGCGGCCTGATCTTGAGTACGTTGGGCCGCGTGCCCCAAGCCGGCGAAGAAGTCACCGTTAATGGCACGACCATCCGCGTGGAAAAGATGGCCGACCTGGGCGTCGCCGAAATCTCCATTCCGCGGCAGATGGCGCAAATGGAAAGAATCCCCGAATGGGAGGCTGCCGCCGATGATGCGTAA
- a CDS encoding HlyC/CorC family transporter, producing the protein MMRKRILLAAGFPGLMLFVTAAAAAPDAAGSTLLLVLIIFLMVLVNGFFVASEFSIIGVRASQMEEQAREGSGAARRVLAVLSSPARQDSYIATAQVGITIASLGLGMVGEPRIAHLVEPLLEKWLGGEPDPALVGSIGYLIAVSLLTYVHIVVGEMIPKSIALSAPARAAMTVTTPMMVIQRVMALPVRALNGIGALLLRLFRIPPARGQDRLHTPEEIKLIVEASTEHGLLNLSEEEMIRNIFDFGDRHVGQVMTPRTKVQAISCDTPYAEMKQLVTESRHSRFPVYEDDLDHIIGILHLKDLVRYELDGTGAFDLRQVVRAAPAVPEALYVSGLLDDFRRKRLHMAIVLDEFGGLAGIVTLEDLVEEVVGEVRDEFDQEKEPLELIEPGFLEIAGNFLVEDLIEYGLDLGDEDDLPDVDTIGGLIITWLGRPPLVADTVSHGDITFNVTEVDGLAVARATIEFPPAMLDNGPLKSNN; encoded by the coding sequence ATGATGCGTAAACGAATTCTGTTGGCTGCCGGCTTCCCCGGATTGATGCTATTTGTCACCGCCGCCGCCGCCGCGCCGGACGCCGCCGGCTCTACCCTCCTGCTTGTCCTCATCATTTTCCTCATGGTCCTTGTCAACGGCTTTTTCGTCGCGTCTGAGTTTTCCATCATTGGCGTGCGTGCCAGCCAGATGGAAGAGCAGGCCCGCGAAGGCAGCGGCGCGGCCCGCCGCGTGCTGGCCGTGCTGAGTTCCCCGGCGCGCCAGGACAGCTATATCGCCACGGCGCAAGTCGGCATCACCATTGCCTCGCTGGGGTTGGGCATGGTCGGCGAACCGCGCATCGCTCATTTGGTGGAACCGTTGTTGGAAAAATGGCTGGGCGGCGAGCCGGATCCGGCGCTGGTCGGCAGTATTGGCTACCTGATTGCCGTGAGCTTGCTCACTTACGTACACATTGTGGTTGGCGAAATGATTCCCAAATCCATTGCCCTCAGCGCCCCCGCGCGCGCCGCTATGACGGTGACAACGCCAATGATGGTGATTCAGCGCGTGATGGCGCTGCCCGTGCGCGCCCTCAATGGCATCGGCGCATTGCTGCTGCGCCTGTTCCGCATTCCCCCCGCACGCGGCCAGGACCGCCTGCACACGCCGGAGGAGATCAAGCTGATTGTGGAGGCCAGCACGGAGCATGGGCTGCTGAATTTGAGCGAAGAAGAGATGATCCGCAATATCTTCGATTTTGGCGACCGGCATGTGGGGCAGGTGATGACGCCGCGCACCAAAGTGCAGGCGATTTCTTGCGACACGCCCTACGCGGAGATGAAGCAGTTGGTGACGGAGAGCCGCCACAGCCGTTTTCCCGTCTACGAGGATGACCTGGACCACATCATTGGCATTTTGCATTTGAAGGATTTGGTGCGGTATGAGTTGGACGGGACTGGCGCGTTTGATTTGCGTCAGGTCGTGCGGGCCGCGCCGGCGGTGCCGGAGGCGTTGTACGTGTCAGGCCTGCTGGATGATTTCCGGCGCAAGCGGCTGCACATGGCAATTGTGCTGGATGAGTTTGGCGGTCTTGCCGGCATTGTCACGCTGGAAGACCTGGTCGAAGAAGTCGTGGGAGAGGTGCGGGACGAGTTTGACCAGGAGAAGGAGCCGTTGGAGTTGATTGAGCCGGGGTTTCTGGAAATTGCCGGCAATTTCCTCGTCGAAGACCTGATCGAATACGGGTTGGACCTGGGAGACGAGGACGATCTGCCGGACGTGGACACCATCGGCGGCCTGATCATCACCTGGCTGGGCCGCCCCCCCCTGGTGGCGGACACCGTCAGCCACGGCGACATCACCTTCAACGTGACCGAAGTAGACGGCCTGGCCGTCGCACGCGCCACGATTGAGTTCCCCCCGGCCATGCTGGATAACGGCCCACTGAAATCAAACAACTGA
- the cas3 gene encoding type I-D CRISPR-associated helicase Cas3': protein MFSITTLPVYSKLANEAEIPMDVRERMPASWQLSAHQLNTYLAAQNQQCDVVFNTAMTGDGKSLAAYLPTLLHSVPLLAMYPTNELARDQELQLPETKQRWGGRFRHERITAARLEEKIATDNLRRKSQAIEFLTDNNQVILTNPDIFHYLAQFFYTCRDDAPDWLFGRKIAGNFDRFLFDEFHIFSTPQIVSVVNALLLLREISGHQPKRFLFLSATPDELLLNYLQKAGFHVRQVSGEYKHTSTLPDPTSWRRIIHATDITFSHSPIEEWVENNWQDVLLPFFHENRPAAKGAIIVNSVATAYRLEAKLTPLMNAKGFSVALNTGLTSDNLKEVSLEKDLLIATSTVDVGVDFRINFLVFESRDAGTFLQRLGRLGRHDNDGRGHGFTTYQAHALVPPFILERLFPTKLTSGGTYNREELAIAIRDVYPSHNTFARYAQEYGRIQCAHVYRSLSRPTVRDTYNQTRRNLKSLYWEVFNININQAVRDYKEWSATYKPLVEEAQSFRGGSPLQCGILDETETEYSKLKRYNLVTLAANANLTWLGKEEFTEAAQQLTNGALPFDVDELAGWFRFHGFAGERRRLSFILNHRVFDWSADQFGVPQILTKIRLDVEGADWTGQLNRYLEKRRFVVTICLIHPLDLQRRLYLPSMFELHAFQSLLDGSAGTIAFARQSLLLSIALQHSRFDCGGNSAIIP, encoded by the coding sequence ATGTTTAGTATTACAACGCTGCCGGTATATTCCAAATTGGCTAATGAAGCAGAGATACCAATGGATGTGCGAGAGAGAATGCCGGCATCTTGGCAACTCTCCGCACATCAATTGAACACCTATTTAGCAGCCCAGAACCAGCAATGCGACGTTGTGTTCAATACCGCCATGACAGGAGACGGTAAGAGCCTTGCCGCTTATTTACCTACCTTGCTACATTCCGTTCCATTGTTGGCAATGTACCCTACTAACGAGTTGGCCCGCGACCAGGAATTGCAATTACCAGAAACCAAGCAGAGATGGGGTGGACGTTTTCGACATGAACGTATCACTGCTGCCCGCTTGGAAGAAAAGATTGCTACCGATAACTTACGGCGCAAATCGCAAGCTATTGAGTTTCTCACGGATAACAATCAGGTCATTCTCACAAACCCAGACATTTTTCATTACCTGGCGCAATTTTTTTACACATGCCGCGATGATGCCCCGGACTGGCTCTTTGGTCGAAAGATTGCCGGCAATTTTGACCGCTTCCTTTTCGATGAGTTCCACATCTTCTCGACACCTCAGATAGTTTCAGTCGTGAACGCGCTTTTGCTGTTGCGGGAGATTAGCGGACATCAGCCGAAACGGTTTCTCTTTCTATCGGCAACGCCTGACGAACTCCTATTGAACTATCTACAAAAGGCGGGATTCCACGTGAGACAGGTTAGTGGAGAGTATAAACATACTTCGACACTTCCAGACCCCACTTCTTGGCGCCGCATTATTCATGCTACCGACATCACATTTAGCCATTCTCCCATCGAAGAATGGGTGGAAAACAATTGGCAAGATGTTTTGCTACCTTTCTTTCATGAAAACCGACCTGCGGCGAAGGGAGCTATTATTGTGAATAGCGTGGCAACAGCCTATCGCTTGGAAGCAAAACTGACGCCGCTCATGAACGCAAAAGGGTTTTCAGTGGCGCTAAACACCGGTTTAACCAGCGACAACCTTAAGGAAGTCTCACTAGAAAAAGACTTGCTCATTGCGACTTCAACTGTGGATGTCGGCGTGGATTTTCGGATCAATTTCCTGGTATTTGAAAGCAGGGATGCTGGAACGTTTCTACAGCGATTAGGGCGGTTGGGTCGTCATGATAATGATGGCCGCGGACATGGCTTCACAACCTATCAGGCTCATGCTCTTGTCCCTCCCTTTATTTTGGAAAGGCTGTTCCCGACCAAATTGACTTCCGGGGGCACATACAACCGCGAGGAACTGGCAATAGCAATTCGTGATGTATATCCATCCCATAACACCTTCGCTCGCTACGCTCAGGAATACGGCCGTATCCAGTGCGCGCATGTTTACCGCTCCCTAAGTCGGCCCACTGTGCGCGACACTTACAACCAGACGCGCCGAAATCTGAAATCGCTCTATTGGGAAGTTTTTAACATTAACATCAATCAGGCTGTCCGTGACTATAAAGAATGGTCGGCTACTTACAAACCACTGGTCGAAGAAGCACAAAGTTTTCGCGGCGGCAGTCCGCTGCAATGCGGCATTCTTGACGAGACCGAAACAGAATACAGCAAACTCAAACGATATAACCTGGTAACCCTGGCGGCCAATGCCAATCTGACCTGGTTGGGGAAAGAAGAATTCACCGAAGCGGCGCAGCAATTAACTAATGGCGCACTGCCTTTCGACGTGGATGAATTGGCCGGTTGGTTTCGCTTTCATGGCTTTGCCGGCGAACGTCGCCGCCTTTCGTTCATTCTCAATCACCGTGTTTTCGATTGGTCGGCTGACCAATTCGGCGTGCCGCAAATTCTGACTAAGATTCGGCTGGATGTGGAGGGAGCAGACTGGACAGGCCAGCTTAACCGGTATCTTGAAAAACGTCGGTTTGTGGTGACGATTTGCCTGATACATCCATTGGACTTGCAGCGTCGGTTGTACTTGCCCTCCATGTTTGAGCTACACGCTTTTCAATCATTGTTGGATGGAAGTGCCGGCACAATAGCCTTTGCCCGCCAGTCTTTGTTATTGAGTATTGCACTGCAACACAGCCGTTTTGATTGCGGCGGCAACAGCGCGATTATCCCGTAA
- a CDS encoding WYL domain-containing protein, whose protein sequence is MSNQRESTWHVARRCLAMVRRLQQGPASKQALLAAVREWEGADAYGDATGEKLQKRFDEDKRRLWAHFHVKMRFVARSKGYELTDWERPLLDLPDTALETLAFLTDTFHPETPHWEPVRRLVEVLVGWMPASRQRHYQKMRGLQPGMDLRLRDSEPISPDVWERVLEAYNARQLLQFDYVSLYRDDQRPRHHVVEPWDFYFSERGHWRLRGYCRQNDGPLGAWEPLDYITYRLSFMVAGTVKVLPQKMSSVRPLGKPKEVVYRLSPALARAGAGLPRREFIDPPRLEELEDGWVRVAGKTYDVFDVARNLLYYGDKCVVEGGAELLREVRALVTGLENVYRE, encoded by the coding sequence ATGAGTAATCAGCGGGAGAGTACGTGGCATGTGGCGCGGCGTTGCCTGGCGATGGTGCGGCGGTTGCAGCAGGGGCCGGCAAGTAAGCAGGCGCTTCTGGCGGCGGTGCGGGAGTGGGAGGGGGCGGATGCGTATGGGGATGCGACGGGGGAGAAGTTGCAAAAGCGGTTTGACGAGGACAAGCGTCGTTTGTGGGCGCATTTCCATGTGAAAATGCGGTTTGTGGCCAGGAGCAAGGGGTATGAGCTGACGGATTGGGAGCGCCCACTGCTGGATCTGCCGGATACGGCGTTGGAGACGCTGGCGTTTTTGACGGATACGTTTCATCCGGAAACGCCGCATTGGGAGCCGGTGCGGCGGTTGGTGGAGGTGTTGGTGGGGTGGATGCCGGCATCTCGTCAGCGTCACTATCAAAAAATGCGGGGCTTGCAGCCGGGCATGGATTTGCGCCTGCGTGATAGCGAACCCATTTCCCCGGATGTTTGGGAGCGCGTGCTGGAAGCCTACAACGCACGTCAACTCTTGCAGTTCGATTATGTTTCCCTTTACCGTGATGACCAACGGCCCCGGCATCATGTGGTGGAGCCGTGGGACTTTTATTTTAGTGAACGAGGACATTGGCGGCTGCGGGGTTATTGCCGGCAGAACGACGGTCCTCTTGGCGCCTGGGAGCCGCTGGATTACATTACCTACCGCCTGAGTTTTATGGTAGCGGGAACGGTGAAGGTGCTGCCACAAAAGATGTCGAGCGTGCGGCCACTGGGCAAGCCGAAGGAGGTGGTATATCGCCTCTCGCCCGCGCTGGCGCGCGCCGGCGCGGGGCTGCCACGGCGGGAGTTTATCGACCCGCCCCGGTTGGAGGAATTGGAGGATGGGTGGGTGCGGGTTGCCGGCAAAACGTATGACGTTTTCGATGTAGCGAGAAATTTACTCTATTATGGGGATAAGTGTGTAGTAGAGGGAGGCGCGGAACTGCTGCGGGAGGTGCGGGCATTGGTGACCGGGCTGGAGAACGTATATCGGGAATAA
- a CDS encoding carbonic anhydrase — MLSALDALQRLQEGNRRFVSGVRGLDAIMSQARRGDLVSGQQPFAVILGCSDSRVPVEIIFDQGLGDLFVIRVAGNVVAASQIGSIEYAATQFGTRLVVVLGHTHCGAVQATLAQLQRPSRTQSRNLHSIVDRIRPSVEELLATELRHDPEALMQHAVRANVRVSAYALRYGSDILEHLIEHEGLMVVGAEYALETGEVTFFEGVPAETVNG, encoded by the coding sequence ATGTTATCAGCACTCGATGCCCTCCAACGTCTTCAAGAAGGAAACCGTCGTTTCGTATCCGGCGTGCGCGGTCTGGACGCCATCATGAGCCAGGCGCGGCGCGGCGATCTCGTCAGCGGCCAGCAGCCCTTTGCCGTCATTCTCGGCTGCTCCGACTCGCGCGTGCCCGTGGAGATCATTTTTGACCAGGGATTGGGAGACTTGTTTGTGATTCGCGTTGCCGGCAACGTTGTGGCCGCCTCCCAGATTGGCAGTATCGAATATGCGGCAACACAGTTTGGCACGCGGCTGGTGGTCGTGTTGGGGCACACCCACTGCGGCGCAGTGCAGGCCACGCTGGCGCAATTGCAGCGCCCCAGCCGCACCCAATCGCGCAATCTGCACTCCATCGTGGACCGAATTCGACCGTCCGTCGAGGAGTTACTGGCGACGGAACTCCGGCACGACCCGGAAGCGCTGATGCAACATGCCGTGCGCGCCAACGTGCGCGTTTCCGCCTACGCGCTGCGCTATGGCTCCGATATTCTGGAGCATCTGATTGAGCATGAAGGGTTAATGGTGGTGGGCGCTGAATACGCGCTGGAAACGGGGGAGGTGACGTTTTTTGAGGGTGTGCCAGCAGAAACAGTCAATGGTTGA